The following is a genomic window from Clostridium fungisolvens.
TATTGGTCCGCTAATATTTTCAAACAACTTTATCATTTCATTTGAAATAATTTTTAGTTCTTCATAACTTGGACTCTTAGGTCCTTTAAGCGAAACCGCTACTTCAGTATTTTCATATATACTAAGTTTTTTCTTTCCTTGTACATATATCTTTCTTATATCCTCATTCTCATTAAATAGTTTAAGTATAGGTATATTTTTAAGAGGTAATATATCTTTATCAAAAGTAATTGTGCTCCCACTTATTGTTAGCGAGTGATTTGCTGCTCCAATTACAGTAGCTCTTATTTTTTCTTTTGGTGCTATCAACATTTTTTTATAATTTTCAAATTCTTTGCTTATACTTGCACCTAAAATAGGGCCTATATCATTGTGACATAATGCATCTTCAAGCTGAATATACTCCTCAGTTTGACTTATATACTCTCCAACTCCTCCTGAAAAACTTATATGATCAACCTTAAACGGCTCAAATTCTTCACTTATAAATAGCTTTTTTGTATCCTCACTTAATTCATTAAGGCAACAAACCTCTAATAAACACTTAGCTAGCTTTTTGCACAAGATTTTCAGTTCTATAAGCTCAGTGATTTTCCCAAGCTTTATGTCAATATACATATCCTTTAAAAGAAATTCGATTCTTTTTGAAATATAAACAACCCTTCCCTGTTCATCAAATCTAATAAGTCTGCCTCCAATATCTAAAGCAAAAGTCTGCTCACACTGACCACAGTTGAAAATGGCTATATTTGTTGTTCCACCTCCAATATCAAGATTTATCACTATTCTGTTAAGTTTCTTCGACAAATCTGAAGCTCCTGATCCATAACCTGCAAGAAGCGCCTCAAGCTTTGGTCCTGCTGTTGCTACAACAAAACTTCCTAGATACTCAGAAAGTTTTTTAGATACCTCACTAGCATTTTCTTTTCTTGCAGTTTCTCCTGTTATAATTACCGCTCCTGTAGAAATACTACTTTTATCCACTTCACTTTGTTTTAATGCTTCCGAAACAATATCTCTTACCTTATCAAAATCTATAGTTACTTCATCTAAAAGAGGAGTGAATACAATGGGACTTTTATATATAATTTTCTTATCTTCAATCACGGTTTCTCTAATCAATGAAGTTCCTAAAACATTCTTAATCTTTAATTTACTTAATATAACTTCAGTTGTAGATGTTCCAATATCAACACCTATACTATATATTTGATTCTCCAAAGCATTCCTCACCTCATTTCTTAAACATATAAATATTATTTCATCATAGTTTTATTAAATAAAAAAAGGACAACGAGTCAAATTAATATTTGACATCATTGTCCTTTAATATCTCTATTTACTTAAAAACTTATTTACTCATATATAAATACTACAATTTGTTTAGAAAAAATATAATAATAGTATATATATATTAATCTCGTTATTTACATTTGTATTACGATAATGGAATTATATTCCTTAATTAATTCTTTGTCAACCCTTTATTTTTTATATGTTTTTCTTTTATTCTGGTTGTTTTCCGATATAAGCTAAGATTCCTCCGTCTACATATAAAACATGACCATTTACAAAATCCGAAGCATCGGATGCTAAAAATATAGCTGGTCCAGTTAAATCTTCTGGTGTTCCCCAACGTGCAGCAGGAGTTTTAGCTATAATAAAGCTATTGAACGGATGTCCTTCTGTTCTAAGCGGTTCAGTTTGAGGTGTTGCTATATATCCAGGTCC
Proteins encoded in this region:
- a CDS encoding ethanolamine ammonia-lyase reactivating factor EutA, producing MENQIYSIGVDIGTSTTEVILSKLKIKNVLGTSLIRETVIEDKKIIYKSPIVFTPLLDEVTIDFDKVRDIVSEALKQSEVDKSSISTGAVIITGETARKENASEVSKKLSEYLGSFVVATAGPKLEALLAGYGSGASDLSKKLNRIVINLDIGGGTTNIAIFNCGQCEQTFALDIGGRLIRFDEQGRVVYISKRIEFLLKDMYIDIKLGKITELIELKILCKKLAKCLLEVCCLNELSEDTKKLFISEEFEPFKVDHISFSGGVGEYISQTEEYIQLEDALCHNDIGPILGASISKEFENYKKMLIAPKEKIRATVIGAANHSLTISGSTITFDKDILPLKNIPILKLFNENEDIRKIYVQGKKKLSIYENTEVAVSLKGPKSPSYEELKIISNEMIKLFENISGPIIILLENDFAKALGQVISLNLRNKREVICLDKISTNNGDYIDIGLPIGNAIPVVIKTLIYNS